From the Solanum stenotomum isolate F172 chromosome 4, ASM1918654v1, whole genome shotgun sequence genome, one window contains:
- the LOC125861878 gene encoding cleavage stimulation factor subunit 50 isoform X2, giving the protein MPAPRAASVDFSSMNDTKGPSKNIPKHESRHISEHKNVARCARFSPDGRFLATGSADTSIKLFEIAKVKQMMQPEARDGPVRPVIRTFYDHQQPINDLDFHPQNTVLISGSKDRTIKFFDFSKAVAKRAFRVIQDTHNVRSVSFHPSGDYLLAGTDHSIPHLYDINTFKCYLPPNFQDMGVNGAINQVRYSSTGGMYVTASKDGAIRLWDGVTASCVRSIDDAHGAAEATSANFTKDQRYILSSAKDSSVKLWEVGTGRLVKQYLGAAHTQLRCQAVFNDTEEFVLSIDESLNEIVAWDSLTTEIVARWPSNHIGAPRWLEYSPVEAAFVSCGIDRSIRHWT; this is encoded by the exons ATGCCAGCCCCTCGGGCTGCATCTGTTGATTTCAG TAGCATGAACGATACAAAAGGGCCGTCAAAAAATATCCCAAAGCATGAGTCACGACATATTTCTGAGCACAAG AATGTTGCAAGGTGTGCCAGATTTAGCCCTGATGGAAGATTTCTTGCTACTGGAAGTGCAGACACATCAATTAAATTGTTTGAG ATTGCAAAAGTTAAGCAAATGATGCAGCCAGAAGCTAGGGATGGCCCAGTGAGGCCTGTTATACGGACTTTTTATGATCATCAACAA CCTATAAATGACTTGGATTTTCATCCACAAAATACAGTACTCATATCTGGATCAAAAGATCGCACCATCAA GTTCTTTGATTTTTCCAAAGCAGTAGCAAAGAGAGCATTTAGAGTGATTCAG GATACACATAATGTAAGGTCGGTGTCATTTCATCCTTCCGGGGACTATCTTCTGGCAG GAACTGATCATTCAATTCCCCACCTATATGACATTAACACTTTCAAATGCTACCTGCCACCAAATTTCCAAGATATGGGTGTCAATGGTGCTATTAATCAG GTTAGGTATTCATCTACTGGTGGAATGTATGTAACTGCATCCAAAGATGGTGCAATTCGGTTATGGGATGGGGTAACAGCTAGCTGCGTGCGATCTATAGATGATGCACATGGAGCGGCAGAGGCTACAAGTGCAAATTTCACAAAGGATCAAAG GTATATCCTCTCTTCAGCAAAAGACTCTTCGGTGAAGCTTTGGGAAGTTGGCACAGGAAGATTGGTCAAACAATATCTTGGAGCTGCACATACACAGTTGCGCTGCCAG GCTGTTTTCAATGATACAGAAGAATTTGTATTATCAATTGATGAATCTCTAAATGAG ATTGTCGCATGGGATTCTCTGACAACAGAAATAGTGGCTAGATGGCCCTCCAACCATATTGGTGCACCCCGTTGGCTTGAGTATTCCCCAGTAGAAGCTGCATTTGTGTCTTGTGGGATTGACCGATCCATTCGGCACTGGACTTAG
- the LOC125861878 gene encoding cleavage stimulation factor subunit 50 isoform X1, which yields MGSNHNNDNLEHKLQAGKLFRHVNSLIVAHLRDNNLNQAASAVASATMTPMSVEAPPNKLLELVAKGLAVDKDETLRGVSTAVPFDPIVTAGYGSMPAPRAASVDFSSMNDTKGPSKNIPKHESRHISEHKNVARCARFSPDGRFLATGSADTSIKLFEIAKVKQMMQPEARDGPVRPVIRTFYDHQQPINDLDFHPQNTVLISGSKDRTIKFFDFSKAVAKRAFRVIQDTHNVRSVSFHPSGDYLLAGTDHSIPHLYDINTFKCYLPPNFQDMGVNGAINQVRYSSTGGMYVTASKDGAIRLWDGVTASCVRSIDDAHGAAEATSANFTKDQRYILSSAKDSSVKLWEVGTGRLVKQYLGAAHTQLRCQAVFNDTEEFVLSIDESLNEIVAWDSLTTEIVARWPSNHIGAPRWLEYSPVEAAFVSCGIDRSIRHWT from the exons ATGGGGAGCAACCATAACAATGATAACTTGGAGCACAAATTGCAAGCCGGGAAATTGTTCCGTCATGTTAATTCTCTCATAGTCGCTCATCTTCGCGATAATAATCTCAATCAG GCTGCAAGTGCTGTAGCTTCAGCTACAATGACACCAATGAGTGTTGAAGCTCCTCCCAACAAGCTACTGGAATTGGTTGCAAAG GGTCTTGCAGTGGACAAAGATGAGACACTGAGAGGAGTTTCTACAGCTGTACCTTTTGATCCAATCGTAACTGCTGGATATGGCTCAATGCCAGCCCCTCGGGCTGCATCTGTTGATTTCAG TAGCATGAACGATACAAAAGGGCCGTCAAAAAATATCCCAAAGCATGAGTCACGACATATTTCTGAGCACAAG AATGTTGCAAGGTGTGCCAGATTTAGCCCTGATGGAAGATTTCTTGCTACTGGAAGTGCAGACACATCAATTAAATTGTTTGAG ATTGCAAAAGTTAAGCAAATGATGCAGCCAGAAGCTAGGGATGGCCCAGTGAGGCCTGTTATACGGACTTTTTATGATCATCAACAA CCTATAAATGACTTGGATTTTCATCCACAAAATACAGTACTCATATCTGGATCAAAAGATCGCACCATCAA GTTCTTTGATTTTTCCAAAGCAGTAGCAAAGAGAGCATTTAGAGTGATTCAG GATACACATAATGTAAGGTCGGTGTCATTTCATCCTTCCGGGGACTATCTTCTGGCAG GAACTGATCATTCAATTCCCCACCTATATGACATTAACACTTTCAAATGCTACCTGCCACCAAATTTCCAAGATATGGGTGTCAATGGTGCTATTAATCAG GTTAGGTATTCATCTACTGGTGGAATGTATGTAACTGCATCCAAAGATGGTGCAATTCGGTTATGGGATGGGGTAACAGCTAGCTGCGTGCGATCTATAGATGATGCACATGGAGCGGCAGAGGCTACAAGTGCAAATTTCACAAAGGATCAAAG GTATATCCTCTCTTCAGCAAAAGACTCTTCGGTGAAGCTTTGGGAAGTTGGCACAGGAAGATTGGTCAAACAATATCTTGGAGCTGCACATACACAGTTGCGCTGCCAG GCTGTTTTCAATGATACAGAAGAATTTGTATTATCAATTGATGAATCTCTAAATGAG ATTGTCGCATGGGATTCTCTGACAACAGAAATAGTGGCTAGATGGCCCTCCAACCATATTGGTGCACCCCGTTGGCTTGAGTATTCCCCAGTAGAAGCTGCATTTGTGTCTTGTGGGATTGACCGATCCATTCGGCACTGGACTTAG